The following are from one region of the Ruficoccus sp. ZRK36 genome:
- the odhB gene encoding 2-oxoglutarate dehydrogenase complex dihydrolipoyllysine-residue succinyltransferase codes for MATEVKVPSLGESITSGILASWHVNDGDYVAKDQLLYELETDKITSEGLAETAGTVSLKVAEGDEVEIGAIVAEIDESAKKPAGGDEKKEDAPAEKKDAESAKAEEKPAKEEPAQEAASTKSKGLPPSPAVQRIAEETGIDPATIEGTGKDGRVTKGDMLKAAEKPAPAKSSAPVAAPAASAEDDGRVTRKKMSPLRKKIAQRLVAATQEAALLTTFNEVDMSRVMGLRKKHQESFVAQHGIKLGFMSFFVKAVVHALQAVPQINSQIDGDTLIQNHYYDVGVAVGTDKGLVVPVVRDCDKKSFAQIEQDIADYAKAARNGKLTIDDLQGGVFTISNGGIYGSMLSTPILNMPQSGILGLHNIQQRAVVVDGEVVARPMMYLAMSYDHRVVDGKEAVTFLVKIKEAIEDPDRLLFGI; via the coding sequence ATGGCCACCGAAGTTAAAGTCCCCTCCCTGGGCGAGTCCATCACCAGCGGAATCCTCGCCTCCTGGCACGTCAACGACGGCGATTATGTCGCCAAGGACCAGCTCCTCTATGAGCTGGAGACCGACAAAATCACCTCCGAGGGCTTAGCCGAAACCGCCGGCACCGTCTCCCTCAAGGTCGCCGAAGGCGACGAGGTCGAGATCGGCGCCATCGTCGCCGAGATCGACGAGTCCGCCAAGAAGCCGGCGGGCGGAGATGAGAAAAAGGAGGACGCACCTGCCGAGAAGAAGGACGCCGAGTCTGCCAAGGCCGAGGAAAAGCCTGCGAAGGAAGAACCGGCCCAGGAAGCGGCTTCGACCAAGAGCAAGGGCCTGCCCCCCTCCCCTGCCGTGCAGCGCATCGCCGAGGAGACCGGGATCGATCCCGCAACGATCGAGGGCACCGGCAAGGATGGTCGCGTGACCAAGGGTGACATGCTCAAGGCCGCTGAAAAGCCGGCCCCCGCCAAGAGCTCTGCTCCGGTTGCCGCGCCCGCTGCCTCCGCTGAGGACGACGGCCGCGTCACCCGCAAGAAGATGTCCCCCCTGCGCAAGAAGATTGCCCAGCGCCTCGTCGCCGCCACTCAGGAGGCCGCGCTGTTGACCACCTTTAACGAGGTGGACATGAGCCGCGTGATGGGCCTGCGCAAGAAGCATCAGGAGTCTTTCGTCGCACAGCACGGCATCAAGCTCGGGTTCATGTCCTTCTTCGTCAAGGCCGTGGTCCACGCGCTGCAGGCCGTTCCGCAGATCAACTCACAGATCGACGGCGACACGCTGATCCAGAATCACTACTACGACGTCGGCGTGGCTGTCGGCACGGACAAGGGCCTCGTCGTCCCGGTCGTACGTGATTGCGATAAGAAGAGCTTCGCGCAGATCGAGCAGGACATCGCCGACTACGCCAAGGCTGCCCGCAACGGCAAGCTCACCATCGACGACCTCCAAGGTGGCGTCTTCACCATTTCCAACGGCGGCATCTACGGCTCCATGCTCTCGACGCCGATCCTCAATATGCCCCAGAGCGGCATCCTCGGCCTGCACAACATCCAGCAGCGTGCCGTGGTGGTGGACGGCGAGGTCGTCGCCCGCCCGATGATGTACCTCGCCATGAGCTACGACCACCGCGTCGTCGATGGCAAGGAAGCCGTCACCTTCCTCGTTAAAATCAAGGAAGCCATCGAAGACCCCGACCGCCTGCTGTTCGGGATCTAA
- the lpdA gene encoding dihydrolipoyl dehydrogenase, with protein sequence MPENTYDLIVIGSGPGGYVAAIRGAQLGLKTALVEKDPVLGGTCLNVGCIPSKALLHSTEILHTLEHNAAASGITAKDIKTDIATLMKKKEGVVKQLNGGVKTLVTKRKIDIVQGKARLGGNDHQVIVEGEKGGQTLKGKHILIATGSVPVELPFMKFDGETIVSSTEAIAFDKVPEKLVVIGAGAIGLEIGSVWSRLGSEVTVVELLPQISPNYDKDVSKLAERLLAKQGLKFELGAKVTGVKTEKGKSVLTAERDGKTLEFPADKILVAVGRKPFTTGLDLDKAGVQLDDKGRIKTDEHFRTTASGIYAIGDVIAGPMLAHKAEEEGVACVDHIAGKAAHVNYDLVPGVVYTEPEIAGVGLGEDAAKEKGVKVNVGKFPFIANGRAIATDATDGFVKVIADAETDRLLGVQIIGHNASEMIATAVAHMEYSGSAEDWARTIHAHPTLSESMKEAAMAVSKSSIHSL encoded by the coding sequence ATGCCTGAAAACACTTACGACCTCATCGTCATCGGCAGCGGCCCCGGCGGCTACGTCGCGGCCATCCGTGGAGCCCAGCTCGGCCTGAAGACCGCCCTGGTGGAGAAAGACCCCGTGCTCGGCGGCACCTGCCTGAATGTCGGCTGCATCCCCAGCAAGGCACTCCTGCACTCGACCGAGATTCTACACACGCTGGAGCACAATGCCGCCGCCAGCGGCATCACCGCCAAGGACATCAAGACCGACATCGCCACCCTCATGAAGAAGAAGGAGGGCGTGGTCAAGCAGCTCAACGGTGGCGTCAAGACGCTCGTCACCAAGCGCAAGATCGACATCGTGCAGGGTAAGGCCCGACTCGGCGGAAACGACCACCAGGTCATCGTCGAGGGCGAAAAAGGCGGCCAGACTCTCAAGGGTAAGCACATCCTCATCGCCACCGGTTCCGTGCCGGTTGAGCTGCCGTTTATGAAGTTCGACGGTGAGACCATCGTCAGCAGCACCGAGGCCATAGCCTTTGACAAGGTACCGGAAAAGCTCGTCGTCATCGGCGCGGGCGCCATCGGGCTGGAGATCGGCTCGGTCTGGTCGCGCCTCGGCAGCGAGGTCACCGTGGTCGAGCTCCTCCCGCAGATTTCCCCCAACTACGACAAGGACGTCTCCAAGCTCGCCGAGCGCCTCCTCGCCAAGCAGGGGTTGAAGTTCGAGCTCGGGGCCAAGGTCACCGGCGTCAAGACCGAGAAGGGCAAGAGCGTCCTCACCGCTGAGCGCGACGGCAAGACCCTGGAATTTCCCGCTGACAAGATCCTCGTCGCCGTGGGCCGCAAGCCCTTCACAACCGGTCTCGACCTCGACAAAGCAGGCGTCCAGCTCGACGACAAGGGCCGGATCAAGACCGACGAGCACTTCCGCACCACCGCATCGGGTATCTACGCCATCGGCGACGTGATCGCCGGCCCCATGCTCGCCCACAAGGCTGAGGAAGAAGGCGTGGCCTGCGTCGACCACATCGCCGGTAAGGCCGCCCACGTCAACTACGACCTCGTCCCCGGTGTCGTCTACACCGAGCCGGAAATCGCCGGTGTCGGTCTGGGAGAAGACGCCGCCAAGGAAAAGGGCGTCAAGGTCAATGTCGGCAAGTTCCCCTTTATCGCGAACGGACGCGCCATCGCCACGGACGCCACGGACGGCTTCGTCAAGGTCATCGCCGATGCCGAGACCGACCGCCTCCTGGGCGTACAGATCATCGGCCACAATGCCTCTGAGATGATCGCCACCGCCGTCGCCCACATGGAGTACTCCGGCAGCGCCGAGGACTGGGCCCGCACCATCCACGCACACCCCACCCTCTCCGAGTCCATGAAGGAAGCCGCCATGGCCGTATCGAAATCCTCGATACACTCGCTGTAG